TTCTCCATCGACGACATTATCCGAATGACCACCGCCGCCCCCGCGCGATATCTCGGCATCGAAGACCGCGCTGGCAGCTTGGCCCAGGGCCGCCCCGCTGACGTGTCTATCATCGACAGCGTCGAGGGCCGCTGGCTTATGAAAGACGCCGCCGGCAGCCAGCGCATCGGCGACAAAGCCCTCGTGCCCGTGGTCACCGTCCGCAGCGGCAAGGTCATCAAGCCCGGCGAGGCTCCCCACCCCTGGGGCTGGACCCCCGCCGCCGCCGACGCATCTACAGTCGTAAGTGACAACTAGCTAATTTTGAGCCATCCCCCCTCTTTCCTCTCCCTTGATGGGAGAGGATAAAAGGTGAGGGTGAAACACTAGAGGCACGATTCTTTATCAGTTCCACCTGCCACAAAGGGTGGGCGGGGCGTTCCATCCACTTCTTTCCTCCCTCCCCAGCCGCTATCATTCCTCCAATATCCCTGGAGGCCTCTCCCTATCCCTAAATTCCTCGCCGTCCCCCGACCCGTCCTCCTCGCCACCGCCGTCGTGGCCGCCGTCATCATGGGCGACTCCATGCTCTACAACGTCCTTCCCGCCAACGTCGACGACTTCGACGTCTCCCTCGCCCTCGTCGGCGTCCTCCTCAGCGCCAACCGGTTCGTCCGCCTCCTCTCCAACCCCCTCGCCGCCTGGGCCGTCCAGCGATTCGGCCTCTCGAAGCCCCTGGCCCTCAGCGCCGCCCTGGCCGTCGCTACCACCGTCATGCTCGGCGTCGCCAAAGGCTTTGCTCTCCTCCTTGTCGCCCGACTCCTCTGGGGCGTCTGCTACTCCTTCCTCCGACTCACCGGCGTCCTCGTCGCCCTTGAGGAAAGCGCCGGAGGTGGTCGGGGTCGGCTCCTGGGCTTCTTCAACGGCGGCCAGCGGTTCGGCAGCCTCATCGGCGTCCTCCTGGGCGGCATCCTCTTCGACGTCTTTGGCCGCGCCGCCAGCTTCCTCACCATCGCCGCCCTGGGCTTCGTCGGCATTCCCGCCGCCCTAGCCCTCAAGCCCGCCAGCGCCGCCTCTCATACTACTTCCAAGCCCCCCGGGCCCTCGCAGCCCACCTCCCGCAAATCGAGGCTCTGGGACCTGGCCTTAGGCGTCAGTCCCAGTCAGCCCAAGCCCCTGCGCCAGCGTCTCCTCGCCTGCAACTTCTCGGTCTTCGCCCTCAATTTCGTCATCGCCGGCGGCATGGTCTCCACCCTCGGCTACTACCTGGACCAGCGGCTCGGCGAAGGCCCGGCCATCGCCGGCGTTGTCCTCGGCGTCGCCACCATCAACGGCCTCCTCCAGGCCGCCCGGTGGCTTGCCGACGTCGGCAGCGTCTATTGGGGCCACATCGCCGACAGCATTGGCCTCGAAAAAGCCGCCATCGCCACCATGCCCATCTCCATCGCCGCCCTCATCCTCCTCGCCCTAGACGCTCCCCTCGGCCTGGCCCTTCCCTGGTTGGTCCTATCCACCGTGCTTCTGGCCGCCGCCGTCACCGCCCTCACTGCCATCGCGGGTGGCATCGCCACACCCCGGGAACGACCCCAGGCCCTGGCCCGCTTCGCTACCTGGCAGGACACCGGCGCTGCCTTCGGCCCCCTCCTCGCCTTCGCCCTCATCTCCCGCCTCTCCCTCGACTGGGTCTACTTGAGCGGCGCCGCCATCCTCGCCGTCGCCATGATAGCTTTTGTCCTCGCCTTTAGGCCGAAGGTAGCCACCAGCGCCGCCGAGTCCTAGACTATCCTTATGAACACCCTCACCCCCGCCTTCGACCTCCTCCCCCGCCTCCAGCGCGACCTGTCGAAACGGCGCCTCGCCGTCTTCCTCGACTACGACGGCACTATCTCCCCCATCGTCTCCCGCCCCGAACTCGG
This portion of the SAR202 cluster bacterium genome encodes:
- a CDS encoding MFS transporter, producing MAAVIMGDSMLYNVLPANVDDFDVSLALVGVLLSANRFVRLLSNPLAAWAVQRFGLSKPLALSAALAVATTVMLGVAKGFALLLVARLLWGVCYSFLRLTGVLVALEESAGGGRGRLLGFFNGGQRFGSLIGVLLGGILFDVFGRAASFLTIAALGFVGIPAALALKPASAASHTTSKPPGPSQPTSRKSRLWDLALGVSPSQPKPLRQRLLACNFSVFALNFVIAGGMVSTLGYYLDQRLGEGPAIAGVVLGVATINGLLQAARWLADVGSVYWGHIADSIGLEKAAIATMPISIAALILLALDAPLGLALPWLVLSTVLLAAAVTALTAIAGGIATPRERPQALARFATWQDTGAAFGPLLAFALISRLSLDWVYLSGAAILAVAMIAFVLAFRPKVATSAAES